Below is a genomic region from Ziziphus jujuba cultivar Dongzao chromosome 7, ASM3175591v1.
CATGaccttccatgcattggatgagagagaggcgGCATGGTttggctccatgtcaccaagtagcttccatgtcatcaaggtgcttcattTTCTTAACCtctaatttggctaatacatatcaaataacacattttggtgtctttgtgcatcAACTTAACAAGCCTAGAGTACAACACAAAATGATTTAATCAACTACCTAAATGAAATACAAAACACACTAAGGAAGTTGTTTCTCGGCTAAGGCATTAGGCTTGGTCTTGTGTTTGGCTTGTTTATGGCTAACaatttgccatgattctctaacagtttgaaagttatggactcaTAAAGTTTTTTCAGACAGTAGTTACTATTCATCAATCTCTAAGTGTGTGTGTGAGCAGTGTCACCACGTGTCAAAATCTAGCCAACCTTTGAATGCATAGTAGCACCCATGGGAGGCATTTTGATTGGGTGAAGGAGGGATGaggtggccaaaaaaaaaagagaaagaggtgGCAGAACTGGCCACCACCAGTTGGCCACTCTTTGGCCACCCAAACACCACATGTGCCATACCCCTAAGGAGCCCATCTGAAAACTTATTGACCACCCAAATCGAGGCATTTTTTGGTGATAGCACTGTTTGCTTCCACCgccgatttctcccaaaccaaacCTCTATTTTCTTAACTGCCAGTCCCATTAGCTTacccatcctccgatctaccTCTCCACCAATTTTCACAGCCAATGGCCACTGGATGGTAGTGGATTCCAGTGACACCTCCGGAGAGTTTCTGATGACACCTCCCACCCTTTCCCGCTAATTTGACTTCTCTAAATCCAAATTCGAGGTCTTTTTTCCCCAATTCTTGACGGATTGAGAGATTTGAGCATATTAAATTTGAGACCTTTTTGGCGATATTCCAGCCACCATAGGTCCAATCTCCGGGAGGTAAGACTCAATTCGTGATCCTCGTTttgtaagcttcattttggtatattgtttgtgaattttggatagtGTTTGTATTTGCTCCCCCGAGTAACCGTGTataatttatccaattaaaatattaatttaatcggttttGTGTAACCTTTATGTTTTAGGAGCACATATGCGTTGTGGAAATGATCCTGTGGTGGATCTTAGTTGtgcatgctcaaggtgagtgatccaccttcaaatttatttccgagtgttagattatatatatttcatgtcATTTGCacatttggaaattatattttatgcagtgaacatttaataaaattctatttaaaatctTGATACCAAAAATGTgcatatgaattatattttgattttgaggaaatttgaatttaattgttattaaattattgttgagaaaattttggaattttaatgcataataaatttattgcatggttttaataatatataaatttcatggggtttaaaatattatttttgaaagaattgatttcatggatttggaggaaattaaacaaataaatttattatgtgttAAGCTGAATTTcgaaaaattatttgattgtattgaaaaattttggatatatatataccattggaTTTGAGATGATGGATTAATTGATGAAATGGAATTGATGGGTGTTAGccttgttttataaaaattaaaattggtatatatatatttggtttttaagaCGCACTACgcagtaccggtgttctgtagttgtggatgtgatatGGGCGGATTATTATGAGCACGTAGGATTATATACtcttgtggttgccatcgaACCGAGGGCAtgcaagtttgatattagccaAAGCCTCCctcttccatggccaggattGAAGTTTATAGCATTGGCACTACTAGGACACCAGGGTGGCCTAGATGTAGGTTTCTCTCTTAAACCTCTCTGTTAGGCGGTGCTTTGGACGTTGGACACCATctggcatcactggtatatagtgtgtgctTCAAGTTATTTTTCCGATccgattttcaaattttaatgttttcaaattgtatttgacattaaaagtatttaattgttattttattatttatttaaattggtgtCCAAAAATTATCATGTTTTTAAGGTTTacttgaatttgaaatttatataaaactttCCATGGCATTTTTATCACcctttaaaataaatgtttgagttaattagtatattttattctcattatttatggatttatttaattagattttataatttaatttttgagattaattttatttcgCATCAagctttcttaatttttattttaatttattgcattttatttattatttataatctcAGTGTTTGTGGGTAcaaattattgggttttgtgaaaacgttttaaaagggaaacatttgtaactgagtgaactgtgagagttttgagaaaaaacattattttcaaatacttaGTATTCattatttactcatttattattaattgatataaatttattttatttgttttgtttgttatattattattattattattgtatagtaaattgggtcacttactgagatgattagcatctcgtGTTTTTTAATTCATTCCCTTAAACCTAGGTTAGTAGATAGTGATCATCCGAGGCAAGCTCAACATGTTGGTTTGTTATTGAATTCCAAGGAgttctcctttcttttccttccatttgtattatttctttccagtCTTTATTGTatgaattttatattcaaatgtaTCTTATAATTCTCTGTATATGacattggacatttatttataatactGCACTGGTTCCTTAGAAATTTTGAAGTGCtacaaatttttggaaaataaattatagtaaggtgggaggaatatagatatattgttagaagtatattttctgtgcagggaattttgtggtaaatcTAACCTTTGAAGGAGATGaagtcggattttccattagagggtTCGGTAGGATTTCCTTGGGattaggacttgtctagggCTCTGGTGAAGGAtattggatgggtcctgacaaaaaaCATGAGACTTCAAAGTATTGACTCGGACATTAATAAGGATGAATTGAAGACTTTTTCAAAATGGATATCAATTATTGGAGATGAAACAATTGACAGTTCGAATGATGGGCATGCAATGATTGATATACCTGATGATCTTTTGATAAAAGATATAGGAAATTCAGTTGCATCTATTGTAAATAGCACGTATCCTTCTTTCTCAGAGAATATTAATGACCATCATATTTGCAACAAAGAGCCATACTTGCTCCGACTTTTGACATTGTTGAATCGATAAATGAATACATGAGTTCCCTTAACCAAACTAAGGAACATACATATTTAAGTTCTGATGCAACTTGCAGATCTGATTTGGACATTGATCTTATAGGAGATCTTTATACACCTAAATTTTTGAATGCCATAAAATGCTCTGGGGTGCCTAATCATCAGTTGAAATTGAAGATCAGTATCCCCATTATGCTATTAAGAAATGTTGACCATTCCTCGGGGTTGTGCAATGGGACTAGATTGGTCATTACAAGGCTTGGCAATCATGTTCTTGAAGGAAAACTTGTTTTAGGAAGCAATGTTGGGTTTAAAGTTCTTATTTCAAGAATTACTTT
It encodes:
- the LOC107421860 gene encoding uncharacterized protein LOC107421860 — translated: MRLQSIDSDINKDELKTFSKWISIIGDETIDSSNDGHAMIDIPDDLLIKDIGNSVASIVNSTSDLDIDLIGDLYTPKFLNAIKCSGVPNHQLKLKISIPIMLLRNVDHSSGLCNGTRLVITRLGNHVLEGKLVLGSNVGFKVLISRITLTPWDPRLHFQFQRRQYHLVVSYAMTINKSQDQFLSHVRLYLKQPVFNHGQLYVAVSKVTNRKGLKILIYNKDGEPTNSTTNVVLKEVFQNLD